Proteins encoded within one genomic window of Ranitomeya variabilis isolate aRanVar5 chromosome 4, aRanVar5.hap1, whole genome shotgun sequence:
- the TSPAN10 gene encoding tetraspanin-10, with product MYRLLQKLRRNPGQHEESRNLLSEGAQKWNRKYGEESDDFQYYTHSNTEVDNSPFSIVPENWPPPRGHHADPFLSFIKYLMFFLNFIFFILGFGLLCIGFWGLVDKQSLMGEQINNLGTDPMLVFVLVGLVICVLSLSGCLGFIRENICLLKFFFTGITTLLVVQCVVALVVVCFHKQIEDSLKTTMMVAVNRYQDDSDLKFILDEIQLGMECCGVQSYHDWTSNLYFNCSSPGVNSCGVPYSCCIDPLQNGTVPNSQCGFGALGMSEATASSLIYLGGCIPQLVLWINRRIWDIAAAYMMVAATELVCIVCAQRVLSDIRIVKSIY from the exons GGTGCTCAAAAATGGAATAGAAAATATGGTGAGGAATCAGATGACTTCCAATACTATACCCATAGTAATACTGAAGTGGACAACTCCCCATTCTCCATTGTGCCGGAAAACTGGCCACCACCTCGAGGCCATCATGCCGATCCCTTTCTATCTTTCATCAAATATCTCATGTTCTTTCTcaacttcatcttcttcatattgggCTTCGGACTGCTGTGTATTGGATTTTGGGGCCTTGTGGACAAGCAGTCCTTAATGGGTGAGCAGATCAATAATCTGGGTACCGACCCCATGCTTGTGTTCGTACTGGTGGGCTTGGTCATCTGTGTCTTGTCTTTATCTGGATGCCTTGGCTTCATCCGGGAGAACATTTGCCTCCTCAAATTTTTTTTCACTGGGATTACCACGTTGTTGGTTGTACAATGTGTGGTGGCCCTGGTGGTCGTGTGTTTTCACAAACAGATTGAGGATTCGCTAAAGACAACCATGATGGTAGCCGTGAACAGATACCAAGACGATTCAGACCTCAAGTTTATATTGGATGAGATACAACTTGGCATGGAGTGTTGTGGAGTACAGTCCTACCACGACTGGACTTCAAATCT GTATTTCAACTGCAGTTCTCCTGGTGTCAACTCCTGTGGTGTCCCTTATTCCTGCTGTATCGACCCACTTCAGAATGGTACTGTGCCCAATTCCCAGTGTGGATTTGGAGCCCTTGGTATGAGTGAAGCCACAGCCTCCAGCCTGATCTATCTGGGAGGCTGTATCCCTCAGCTTGTACTTTGGATCAACCGCAGAATTTGGGATATTGCTGCTGCTTACATGATGGTGGCTGCCACTGAACTTGTATGTATTGTTTGTGCCCAAAGGGTCTTGAGTGACATAAGAATAGTAAAATCCATTTATTAA